From a region of the Chitinophaga caseinilytica genome:
- a CDS encoding M28 family peptidase, with the protein MTAHYDHVGVINGQIHNGADDDGSGTVSVIAMADAFMKAKKAGKGPRRSIVFMTVSGEEKGLLGSQYYTDHPIYPLAQTVTDLNIDMIGRIDDDHKTDTNYVYIIGDDKLSSDLRPISEAANKHTGLNLDYKYNDPNDPNRFYYRSDHYMFAQHKIPIIFYFNGVHEDYHRPGDKPEKIHYNLLAKRAKLVFYTAWEVANRKDRLKVDRNEK; encoded by the coding sequence GTGACGGCGCACTACGACCACGTAGGCGTTATCAACGGACAGATCCATAACGGCGCGGACGACGACGGTTCCGGAACGGTATCCGTTATCGCCATGGCAGACGCTTTCATGAAAGCGAAGAAAGCCGGCAAAGGCCCGCGCAGAAGCATCGTGTTCATGACCGTTTCCGGTGAAGAGAAAGGACTGCTGGGATCGCAATATTATACCGATCATCCCATCTATCCCCTCGCCCAAACCGTTACCGACCTGAACATCGACATGATCGGGCGGATAGACGACGATCATAAGACGGACACGAACTACGTGTACATCATCGGCGACGACAAGCTCAGCTCAGACCTTCGCCCCATCAGCGAAGCCGCCAACAAACACACGGGGCTGAACCTGGATTACAAGTACAACGATCCAAACGATCCCAACCGTTTCTACTATCGTTCGGACCACTATATGTTCGCGCAGCATAAAATTCCCATCATCTTCTATTTTAACGGGGTGCACGAGGATTACCATCGCCCGGGCGACAAACCGGAAAAAATCCACTACAACCTCCTGGCGAAACGCGCCAAACTGGTGTTCTACACCGCCTGGGAGGTCGCCAACCGGAAAGACCGGCTGAAGGTGGACAGGAACGAGAAATAA
- a CDS encoding ATP-dependent helicase: MSANYLDGLNDRQREAVLTLQGPLMIIAGAGSGKTKVLTTRIAHLMRNGVDAFNILSLTFTNKAAKEMKERVEKILGSNEARNLYIGTFHSVFARLLRADAPKMGYPSDFTIYDADDAKSVVKTIINELNLDDKHYKPNLVYNRISAAKNSLIGPEAYQVDYYLQQEDQRASRPLTGKIYDMYVKRCYKNGAMDFDDLLFKMYQLLKGFPDVLAKYQHKFKYIMIDEYQDTNPAQYEIVKLLGAVHENICVVGDDAQSIYSFRGATIQNILQFEKDYDDVKVVKLEQNYRSTKSILHVANEVISKNKGQIEKNLWTDNVEGDKIKLVRTNTDNEEGKMVADSIAELKLRNHFANRDFCILYRTNAQSRSFEESLRRQAIPYRIFGGLSFYQRKEIKDFIAYLRIIANSRDEEALKRIINYPVRGIGKTTIEKVSIFANDQNITFWEVLERANEFGFKGGTLEAIANFVIMIQSFRVMLDKHNAYEVAVQVGKSTGIVKELFNDKTTEGLARYENVQELLNSIKEFTETPTEDGELLDDKSLGIYLQQITLLTDADNTNDENSDVVKLMTIHASKGLEFPVVFNVGLEEGLFPSGLSINSREELEEERRLFYVAVTRAKSRLFITYANSRYRFGQLQQNEPSRFLEEIPEKYLDRSYAGGGLRNSASMGGGGGASWGTMFDKRKAPGAPAGPSRPAQQEPRPRVISSPAATNHTPSANFTADDPANMEVGMDVEHQKFGFGKITSMEGAPNNRIATVMFPKAGGEKKIMLNYAKLMIVRQ, encoded by the coding sequence ATGAGTGCAAACTATTTAGACGGACTGAACGACCGGCAAAGAGAAGCGGTATTGACCCTGCAGGGGCCGCTGATGATCATTGCCGGCGCCGGATCGGGCAAAACCAAGGTATTGACGACGAGGATCGCCCACCTGATGCGTAACGGGGTGGACGCTTTCAACATACTTTCCCTGACGTTTACCAACAAGGCCGCCAAGGAAATGAAGGAACGTGTGGAGAAGATCCTCGGCAGCAACGAGGCCCGCAATCTCTATATCGGCACCTTCCACTCCGTGTTTGCCCGCCTGCTGCGCGCAGATGCGCCGAAGATGGGCTACCCCAGCGATTTCACCATTTACGACGCAGACGATGCCAAGAGCGTGGTGAAAACCATCATCAACGAGCTGAACCTCGACGATAAACACTACAAACCGAACCTCGTATACAACCGCATTTCCGCGGCCAAGAACAGCCTCATCGGGCCGGAAGCGTACCAGGTGGATTATTACCTCCAGCAGGAAGATCAGCGCGCCAGCCGCCCGCTGACCGGGAAAATCTACGACATGTACGTGAAACGCTGCTACAAGAACGGCGCCATGGACTTCGACGACCTGCTGTTCAAAATGTACCAGCTGCTGAAGGGATTCCCCGACGTGCTCGCCAAGTACCAGCACAAGTTCAAGTACATCATGATCGATGAGTACCAGGATACCAACCCCGCGCAGTACGAAATCGTGAAACTGCTCGGTGCCGTCCATGAAAATATTTGCGTGGTGGGAGACGATGCACAGTCGATTTACTCCTTCCGCGGCGCCACCATCCAGAACATCCTCCAGTTCGAGAAAGACTACGACGATGTGAAAGTGGTAAAGCTGGAACAGAACTACCGCTCCACCAAATCCATCCTCCACGTCGCCAACGAAGTGATCTCGAAAAACAAGGGACAGATCGAAAAGAATCTGTGGACAGACAATGTGGAGGGCGACAAAATCAAGCTGGTACGCACCAATACCGATAACGAAGAAGGTAAAATGGTGGCCGATAGCATCGCCGAGCTGAAGCTGCGCAATCACTTCGCCAACCGCGATTTCTGCATCCTCTACCGTACCAACGCGCAAAGCAGGTCGTTCGAGGAAAGCCTTCGCCGGCAGGCCATTCCCTACCGCATCTTCGGCGGGCTTTCGTTCTACCAGCGCAAAGAGATCAAGGATTTCATCGCGTACCTGCGGATCATAGCCAATTCCCGCGACGAAGAAGCCCTCAAGCGCATCATCAACTACCCCGTTCGCGGCATCGGTAAAACCACGATCGAAAAGGTGTCGATCTTCGCCAACGACCAGAACATCACTTTCTGGGAAGTGCTGGAAAGAGCGAACGAATTCGGTTTCAAAGGCGGTACGCTCGAAGCCATCGCGAATTTCGTGATCATGATCCAGAGCTTCCGTGTGATGCTCGACAAACATAACGCCTACGAAGTGGCCGTTCAGGTGGGTAAAAGCACCGGCATCGTGAAGGAGCTCTTCAACGACAAAACCACCGAAGGCCTCGCACGTTACGAAAACGTGCAGGAATTGCTGAACTCCATCAAGGAATTCACGGAAACACCGACAGAAGACGGCGAACTGCTCGACGATAAATCTCTCGGCATCTACCTCCAGCAGATCACCCTGCTCACCGACGCAGACAATACCAACGACGAGAACAGCGACGTGGTGAAACTCATGACCATCCACGCTTCCAAAGGCCTCGAATTCCCGGTGGTATTTAACGTGGGGCTGGAAGAAGGGCTTTTCCCGAGCGGATTGTCCATCAACTCCCGCGAGGAGCTGGAAGAGGAGCGCCGGCTTTTCTATGTGGCCGTGACGCGCGCCAAGAGCCGCCTGTTCATCACCTACGCCAATAGCCGTTACCGTTTCGGACAGTTGCAGCAGAACGAGCCGAGCCGCTTCCTGGAAGAAATTCCCGAAAAGTACCTCGATCGCAGCTACGCCGGCGGCGGCCTCCGCAACAGCGCAAGCATGGGTGGCGGCGGTGGCGCCTCCTGGGGCACGATGTTCGACAAGCGCAAGGCGCCGGGCGCACCGGCAGGGCCTTCCCGCCCCGCACAGCAGGAGCCGCGGCCCCGCGTGATCTCTTCCCCCGCTGCCACGAACCATACGCCGTCGGCCAACTTCACGGCAGACGATCCGGCGAATATGGAAGTGGGCATGGACGTGGAGCACCAGAAATTCGGGTTCGGAAAGATCACCAGCATGGAAGGCGCGCCCAACAACCGTATCGCCACGGTGATGTTCCCCAAGGCGGGCGGCGAAAAGAAGATCATGCTCAATTACGCCAAACTCATGATCGTTCGGCAGTAA
- a CDS encoding regulatory protein RecX has translation MSSSDLEKLRHYCAYQERCHSEVKEKCRELGLYGDAADEAIAQLVQDNFVNEERYARAYAGGKFRMRQWGRKKISLMLKQKQVSDYCIRKGLSEIDPDDYYRVLKQLAERKFASLKGEQPMKRTWKTMQYLLQRGFESDLSREAIEEISKKPE, from the coding sequence ATGAGCAGCAGCGATTTGGAAAAGCTGCGCCACTATTGCGCTTACCAGGAAAGGTGCCATTCCGAAGTGAAAGAGAAATGCCGGGAACTGGGGCTTTACGGAGACGCGGCCGACGAAGCCATTGCGCAACTGGTGCAGGATAATTTCGTGAACGAGGAACGCTACGCCCGCGCCTACGCTGGCGGAAAGTTCCGCATGCGGCAATGGGGGCGGAAGAAGATCAGCCTCATGCTGAAGCAGAAACAGGTGTCTGATTACTGCATCCGGAAAGGATTGTCGGAAATCGACCCGGATGATTACTACCGGGTGCTGAAGCAGCTCGCGGAACGGAAATTCGCCAGCCTGAAAGGTGAACAGCCGATGAAGCGGACGTGGAAAACCATGCAGTACCTCTTGCAAAGGGGCTTCGAATCCGACCTTTCCCGCGAAGCGATTGAAGAAATTTCAAAAAAGCCGGAATAA
- a CDS encoding amidohydrolase — translation MSDLTVSLVQANLHWEDIAANLAMFDEKIDAIKERTEVIVLPEMFSTGFSMAPEKLAQTMDGSAVQWMKQKAKQKNAIITGSLIIEENGQYYNRLLWMLPNGQFGTYNKRHRFGFAGEDDHYEAGDKRLIASVKGWKINLTVCYDLRFPVWSRNTIKDDGQPEYDVLINVANWPERRNTPWKALLQARAIENQCYMIGVNRVGNDGNNIYHSGDTSLIDPVGEIIYRKEHDEDVFTYTLSRQHLDELRAKFPFMKDADRFMIL, via the coding sequence ATGTCAGATTTAACCGTTTCGCTCGTTCAGGCGAATTTGCATTGGGAAGATATTGCGGCCAACCTGGCCATGTTCGATGAAAAAATCGACGCCATCAAGGAAAGGACGGAAGTGATCGTGCTGCCCGAGATGTTTTCCACCGGCTTCAGCATGGCGCCGGAAAAGCTGGCCCAAACGATGGACGGGTCTGCTGTACAATGGATGAAGCAGAAAGCGAAGCAGAAGAACGCCATCATCACCGGGAGCCTCATCATCGAGGAAAACGGCCAATATTACAATCGCCTCCTCTGGATGCTGCCCAACGGGCAGTTCGGCACCTATAATAAGCGTCACCGCTTCGGCTTTGCCGGGGAAGATGACCATTACGAAGCGGGCGACAAACGCCTCATCGCTTCCGTAAAAGGCTGGAAAATCAACCTGACGGTGTGCTACGACCTGCGTTTCCCCGTTTGGAGCCGCAACACCATCAAAGACGACGGGCAGCCGGAATACGACGTGCTCATCAACGTCGCCAACTGGCCCGAGCGCCGCAACACGCCCTGGAAAGCCCTCCTGCAGGCGCGCGCCATCGAAAACCAGTGCTACATGATCGGCGTGAACCGCGTCGGCAACGACGGCAATAACATCTACCACAGCGGAGATACCAGTCTCATCGACCCCGTCGGCGAGATCATTTACCGCAAGGAGCACGACGAAGATGTGTTTACCTACACCCTCAGCCGTCAGCACCTCGACGAACTGCGCGCGAAATTCCCTTTTATGAAAGACGCCGACCGTTTCATGATCCTCTAA
- a CDS encoding ArnT family glycosyltransferase: MIRFFTKDQYKNTVLALWALLAIVQACFTELMDDEAYYWVYSRHLDWGYFDHPPMIALLIKAGYALFHNELGVRLGMVVLNVGTLVLTDKLISEKNNTVFYLILAGMGAMQLGGILAVPDIPLIFFAALYFYLYRNFLTAQNWKNTLLLGLGMALMFYSKYHGVLLVFFTVISNPHLLKLPRFWAAVLVTTALFFPHLYWQYTHDFPSVQYHLFERNAKAYHYSYTLDYLAGQLLLFGPLVGWLLLYYAFRVPVKDSFERAMKFSLIGVLAFFALSTIKGRVEANWTVMVFAPLLVLAHQGIVRQGYSVKVLKALWIPSLVLVAVVRVYMMWDFLPGVRIRPEIHHNREWTAVVKEQSAGRPVVFLNSYQQPSKYMFYQGEFAYSLNTIRSRRSQYNFWPMEEKLWGKEIWLASSDQNYFPEMEGRKTAQGTFFGKPVEDFHSYSLLQFIPAQKEFQRSPDGKYRFAVKNNYGREIPIVGKGPRLMHLISAEGMEPLVWETDMFLKDLVGKDSVDIHIPGSKMPGQYKIKLGFEVLGGLDPTHNSPYFKIVDF, encoded by the coding sequence ATGATCCGCTTTTTCACAAAGGACCAGTACAAAAATACCGTACTGGCACTATGGGCCCTCCTGGCGATCGTTCAGGCTTGTTTTACCGAGCTGATGGACGACGAGGCGTACTATTGGGTGTATTCCCGGCACCTCGACTGGGGCTATTTCGACCATCCGCCCATGATCGCCCTGCTGATCAAGGCGGGATACGCGCTTTTCCATAACGAACTGGGCGTGCGCCTGGGCATGGTGGTCCTGAATGTGGGCACGCTCGTGCTTACCGACAAGCTGATTTCCGAGAAGAACAACACCGTTTTCTACCTCATTTTAGCGGGAATGGGCGCCATGCAGCTCGGCGGGATTTTGGCCGTTCCGGATATTCCGCTGATATTTTTCGCCGCGTTGTATTTCTATCTCTATCGCAACTTCCTCACCGCGCAAAACTGGAAAAACACGCTGCTGCTGGGTTTGGGAATGGCGCTCATGTTTTACAGCAAATACCACGGCGTGCTGCTGGTATTTTTTACCGTGATCTCCAATCCGCACCTGCTGAAGCTGCCCCGGTTCTGGGCGGCGGTTTTGGTGACGACGGCCCTCTTCTTCCCGCACCTCTACTGGCAATACACCCATGACTTCCCGTCTGTTCAATACCATCTTTTCGAAAGGAACGCCAAGGCTTACCATTACAGCTATACGCTCGATTACCTCGCGGGGCAGCTCCTGCTGTTCGGGCCGCTGGTGGGATGGCTGCTGCTGTATTACGCCTTCCGCGTGCCGGTGAAAGACAGTTTTGAGCGGGCGATGAAGTTCTCGCTGATCGGGGTGCTGGCGTTTTTCGCGCTGAGCACGATCAAAGGGCGCGTGGAAGCCAACTGGACGGTGATGGTATTTGCACCGTTATTGGTGTTGGCGCACCAGGGGATCGTTCGGCAGGGGTATTCGGTGAAGGTGCTGAAGGCGCTCTGGATACCGTCGCTGGTGCTGGTGGCGGTGGTACGGGTGTATATGATGTGGGATTTTCTGCCTGGCGTGCGCATCCGCCCGGAAATACACCACAACCGTGAATGGACGGCCGTAGTGAAAGAACAGTCGGCTGGCCGGCCGGTAGTGTTCCTCAACAGTTACCAGCAGCCATCTAAATATATGTTCTACCAGGGCGAATTTGCCTATAGTCTTAATACCATCCGCAGTCGCCGCAGCCAGTACAATTTCTGGCCGATGGAGGAAAAATTATGGGGGAAGGAAATCTGGCTGGCATCCTCCGACCAAAATTATTTCCCGGAGATGGAAGGCAGAAAAACGGCGCAGGGCACATTCTTCGGCAAGCCGGTCGAGGATTTCCATTCCTACAGCCTTTTGCAATTTATACCGGCTCAGAAAGAATTCCAGCGTTCGCCGGACGGGAAGTACCGTTTCGCTGTGAAGAACAATTACGGCAGGGAGATTCCGATCGTTGGAAAAGGGCCGAGGCTGATGCACCTGATTTCGGCCGAGGGCATGGAGCCATTGGTTTGGGAAACGGATATGTTTTTGAAGGATTTGGTGGGTAAGGATTCGGTCGATATTCATATTCCCGGTTCGAAAATGCCGGGCCAATACAAGATAAAACTGGGATTTGAGGTGCTCGGTGGATTGGATCCCACGCACAACAGTCCCTACTTCAAAATAGTAGATTTCTAA
- the thiL gene encoding thiamine-phosphate kinase — MEERTEINDLGEFGLIDRLTRNFEIQNAGTVLGVGDDGAVIDHFGKQTVVSTDMLVEGIHFDLMYTPLKHLGYKSVIVNLSDIYAMNAVPTQITMSIAFSNRFSLEALDEFYEGVYAACERYNVDLIGGDTTSSQKGFIISVTAIGEVTPGQFVKRSTAQKGDLLCVSGDLGAAYLGLTLLEREKKIFLENPKIQPDLENQTYIIGRQLKPEARKDIIEFLAEKEIIPTSMMDVSDGLSSEILHICKQSEVGCVLYEDKLPVHDEARQMAMQFGLDPTACALSGGEDYELLFTMKQEDYDKIVLNEEIAVIGYITGPEEGAHIITRGGNRHEITAQGWNAFK; from the coding sequence ATGGAAGAAAGAACTGAAATAAACGACCTCGGAGAGTTTGGCCTCATCGACCGCCTCACGCGCAACTTCGAAATCCAGAACGCCGGCACCGTGCTCGGCGTGGGCGACGATGGCGCCGTGATCGACCATTTCGGCAAACAAACCGTCGTTTCGACCGATATGCTCGTGGAAGGGATCCACTTCGACCTGATGTACACCCCGCTGAAACATTTGGGATATAAGTCGGTGATTGTCAATCTGTCCGATATATACGCCATGAACGCCGTGCCTACCCAGATCACGATGAGCATCGCGTTTTCCAACCGTTTTTCTCTCGAAGCGCTCGACGAATTCTACGAAGGCGTATACGCCGCCTGCGAACGCTATAACGTAGACCTCATCGGCGGAGACACCACTTCTTCCCAGAAAGGGTTCATTATCAGTGTAACCGCCATCGGCGAAGTGACGCCGGGCCAGTTCGTAAAGCGCTCCACCGCCCAGAAAGGCGACCTCCTCTGCGTTTCGGGCGACCTCGGTGCCGCGTACCTCGGGCTCACCCTCCTGGAACGCGAGAAAAAGATCTTCCTGGAAAACCCCAAGATCCAGCCAGACCTTGAAAATCAAACATATATCATCGGCCGGCAGCTGAAACCCGAAGCCCGGAAAGACATCATCGAATTCCTGGCCGAAAAGGAAATCATCCCCACTTCCATGATGGACGTGAGCGATGGCCTCAGCTCCGAAATCCTCCACATCTGCAAACAAAGCGAAGTCGGATGCGTCCTCTACGAAGACAAGCTCCCCGTTCACGACGAAGCCCGCCAGATGGCCATGCAATTCGGCCTCGATCCCACCGCCTGCGCGCTCAGCGGCGGCGAAGATTACGAGCTGCTGTTCACCATGAAACAGGAAGATTATGATAAAATCGTACTAAATGAGGAAATCGCGGTGATCGGGTACATCACAGGGCCGGAAGAAGGCGCGCATATCATCACCCGCGGGGGAAACAGGCATGAAATCACCGCCCAGGGATGGAATGCTTTCAAATAG
- a CDS encoding inositol monophosphatase family protein: protein MLKTTLLKATEAGAKVLQEYFNGTFTISHKSTVNDLVTEADKKAEAAIIDVIRADYPDHFILSEEAGALETASSVKWIIDPIDGTVNFAHGIPLCCVSIGVEQDGEMILGAVYNPIMNEFFFAQKGFGATLNDRKISVSAKPHLANACLVTGFPYKFENSTHNPLATLQSFVQQGLPVRRLGSAAIDLCWVAAGRFDGFWEHHLNAWDSAAGFLIVQEAGGKVTDFKGNAYSPYQPHILATNGLIHDGMLEAINNIQ from the coding sequence ATGTTGAAAACAACGTTACTCAAAGCTACAGAAGCCGGGGCAAAAGTTCTGCAGGAATATTTTAACGGTACTTTCACGATTTCCCATAAAAGTACGGTCAACGACCTGGTGACCGAAGCCGATAAAAAAGCCGAAGCCGCCATCATAGACGTTATCCGGGCCGATTATCCCGACCATTTCATCCTCAGCGAAGAAGCCGGAGCCCTCGAAACCGCGTCTTCCGTCAAATGGATCATCGATCCCATAGACGGCACCGTGAATTTCGCCCACGGCATCCCCCTCTGCTGCGTGAGCATCGGCGTGGAACAAGACGGTGAAATGATCCTCGGCGCCGTGTACAACCCCATCATGAACGAGTTTTTCTTCGCCCAGAAAGGGTTTGGGGCCACTTTGAACGACCGGAAAATCTCCGTTTCCGCCAAGCCCCACCTCGCCAACGCCTGCCTCGTCACCGGCTTTCCCTACAAATTCGAAAATTCTACCCATAATCCCCTCGCCACCCTCCAATCTTTTGTGCAGCAAGGCCTCCCCGTTCGCCGGCTCGGCTCTGCCGCCATCGACCTCTGCTGGGTTGCGGCCGGACGGTTCGACGGCTTCTGGGAACACCACCTCAACGCCTGGGACTCCGCCGCAGGGTTCCTCATCGTTCAGGAAGCCGGCGGAAAAGTGACCGATTTCAAAGGGAACGCTTATTCCCCCTACCAACCGCACATCCTCGCCACCAACGGCCTCATTCACGACGGCATGCTGGAAGCGATCAACAATATTCAATAA
- a CDS encoding GH3 family domain-containing protein, giving the protein MEKAKHTQFGEHYQFEDILHAPNWVARFRQSVPVHNYNKMHAEWWHKCLEGEANVSWPEKIKYFALSSGTSESASKHIPVTRDMLRTVKKVGVKQLYSMANFNVPPKSFTKGILMLGGTTSLFEKGDYYEGDMSGIQAKNIPKWFRRFYKPGSQISRKPNWEQRIKLIVRKAPQWDVGTVCGVPAWVQIVLEEIIKYHNVKHIHEIWPNLAIYIHGGVSFEPYRESFQRLLGKPITFIETYMASEGSFGFQARPGVKGIKLVLNTGIFYEFIPFNEENFDADGEVKPNPKSYMIHEVVEDQEYAVMLSTCSGAWRYLIGDVVKFTSVKEHEIVIVGRTKQFLSLAGEHMSIDNMNKAIDTVQRKLGITIREFTVAGFQYENLFAHRWYIGTDATNVDAAKVREIIDQTLSDVNDDYAVERTSALKEIFVEIMPNQVFLDYLRCKGKEGAMNKFPRVLKGEKLKDWEQFLITKAGVKA; this is encoded by the coding sequence ATGGAAAAAGCGAAGCATACGCAGTTCGGCGAACACTATCAATTTGAGGACATTTTACATGCCCCCAATTGGGTAGCCCGTTTCCGGCAGAGCGTTCCCGTGCATAACTATAACAAGATGCACGCGGAGTGGTGGCATAAGTGCCTGGAAGGAGAGGCGAACGTGAGCTGGCCGGAGAAGATCAAGTACTTCGCGCTCAGCTCGGGAACGTCGGAATCCGCCAGCAAACATATCCCCGTCACGCGCGACATGTTGCGTACCGTGAAAAAGGTGGGTGTGAAGCAGCTGTATTCCATGGCCAACTTCAATGTGCCGCCGAAGTCGTTCACCAAAGGGATCCTCATGCTGGGGGGCACCACTTCCCTCTTCGAAAAAGGGGATTACTATGAGGGCGACATGAGCGGCATCCAGGCCAAGAACATCCCCAAATGGTTCCGCCGGTTTTACAAGCCGGGCAGCCAGATTTCCCGCAAGCCCAACTGGGAGCAGCGTATCAAACTGATCGTGCGCAAGGCGCCGCAGTGGGATGTGGGCACCGTTTGTGGCGTACCCGCCTGGGTACAGATCGTGCTGGAGGAAATCATCAAGTACCATAACGTCAAGCACATCCACGAAATCTGGCCCAACCTGGCCATTTATATTCACGGCGGCGTAAGCTTCGAGCCTTACCGCGAGAGTTTCCAGCGCCTGCTGGGCAAGCCCATCACCTTTATCGAGACCTACATGGCTTCGGAAGGGTCTTTCGGCTTCCAGGCGCGGCCGGGCGTGAAAGGCATCAAACTGGTGCTGAACACGGGGATTTTCTATGAATTCATCCCCTTCAACGAAGAAAATTTCGACGCGGACGGCGAAGTGAAGCCGAATCCCAAATCATACATGATCCACGAAGTGGTGGAAGACCAGGAATATGCCGTGATGCTGTCTACCTGCTCCGGTGCCTGGCGCTACCTGATCGGCGACGTGGTGAAGTTCACCTCCGTAAAAGAGCATGAAATCGTGATCGTGGGCCGTACCAAGCAATTCCTGAGCCTGGCCGGCGAGCACATGAGCATCGATAACATGAACAAGGCGATCGATACCGTGCAGCGGAAGCTGGGGATCACGATCCGTGAGTTTACGGTGGCGGGTTTCCAGTACGAGAACCTGTTCGCGCACAGGTGGTACATCGGGACGGATGCTACCAATGTGGACGCGGCCAAGGTCCGGGAGATCATTGACCAGACGCTGAGCGATGTGAACGATGACTATGCGGTGGAGCGAACGTCGGCGCTGAAGGAGATCTTCGTGGAGATCATGCCGAACCAGGTTTTCCTCGATTACTTGCGTTGCAAGGGTAAGGAAGGGGCCATGAACAAGTTTCCGCGTGTATTGAAGGGCGAAAAGCTCAAAGACTGGGAACAATTCCTCATCACCAAAGCAGGCGTGAAAGCCTAA
- a CDS encoding LysE family translocator, producing the protein MTAAIIAGLGLGVFLSVSVGPVIFAIIKYSISNGWRAGISFALGVSVSDIMFVLLGNLASSFVGSLGSHTRLIGISGGILLIGMGVYGLLFKKVRITTGDERPEMFRTRDYAKIWLGGFLMNTLNPGVIIFWLGVCVANAPLDVSYRITMYSVCLLFVLSADILKVFVSDKIRHKLTLTNVLWLNRVAGVCMIIFGLALLYQVLLGGGIFRIELFYQHVHPFTVRPIHP; encoded by the coding sequence ATGACTGCCGCCATTATCGCAGGATTGGGATTGGGCGTGTTTTTATCGGTTTCTGTGGGGCCGGTGATTTTCGCCATTATCAAGTATAGCATCAGCAACGGCTGGCGTGCGGGGATTAGTTTTGCCCTGGGCGTCTCCGTGAGTGATATCATGTTTGTGTTGCTCGGGAACCTGGCATCGTCGTTCGTCGGCAGCCTGGGTTCTCATACCCGGTTGATCGGGATTTCGGGCGGCATTCTGCTGATTGGCATGGGCGTTTACGGCCTGTTGTTCAAAAAAGTGCGTATTACCACGGGAGACGAGCGCCCGGAAATGTTCCGGACGCGCGACTACGCGAAGATCTGGCTGGGTGGGTTCCTGATGAATACCCTTAACCCCGGGGTGATCATTTTCTGGCTGGGCGTTTGCGTGGCGAATGCGCCGTTGGATGTGAGTTATCGCATCACGATGTATTCGGTGTGTTTGCTGTTCGTATTGTCTGCCGATATCCTCAAGGTTTTCGTTTCCGATAAAATCCGTCACAAGCTGACATTGACCAACGTGCTCTGGTTGAACCGGGTGGCGGGTGTTTGTATGATCATCTTCGGGCTGGCCCTGTTGTACCAGGTGCTCCTGGGCGGGGGGATTTTTCGCATTGAGTTATTTTACCAACATGTGCATCCCTTCACCGTACGACCCATCCACCCATAA
- a CDS encoding DUF6934 family protein encodes MNLDSYPVISSDDLLTHTFVSEGPKGKIEKHISFQTIGRNCFNLAFGDWVDERKSINDKNRSNNLDREKVLSTVANTVQAFMLRYPMSRIFVRGSTQARTRLYQMRLLSYLHEINKDFLLEGFHENEWETFQPNNNYSSFSLTKK; translated from the coding sequence ATGAATCTGGATTCTTATCCGGTGATTTCATCTGATGATTTGTTAACGCACACTTTTGTGAGTGAAGGACCCAAAGGGAAAATAGAGAAACATATTTCGTTTCAGACTATCGGTAGAAATTGTTTCAACCTTGCTTTTGGAGACTGGGTGGATGAGCGAAAATCTATCAATGACAAAAACAGAAGCAACAATCTTGACCGGGAAAAAGTGTTGAGCACGGTGGCTAATACCGTTCAGGCGTTTATGCTACGTTATCCCATGTCCCGGATTTTTGTTCGGGGAAGTACGCAAGCAAGGACCAGGCTATATCAGATGCGGCTATTGTCGTACCTCCATGAAATAAACAAAGATTTTCTATTGGAAGGTTTCCACGAAAATGAATGGGAAACATTTCAACCAAACAATAACTATTCGTCGTTTTCACTAACGAAAAAATGA